A single genomic interval of Festucalex cinctus isolate MCC-2025b chromosome 16, RoL_Fcin_1.0, whole genome shotgun sequence harbors:
- the LOC144003260 gene encoding troponin I, slow skeletal muscle-like has translation MQSRTAINAKWDKPKSKITASRKLSLKMLLLTRACEDLENERQEREEEKVRYLEEKLPPLQLSGLSLDELQNLCKQLHAKIDVVDEERYDCEYKVTKHNIDIRELKLKVQDLGGKFKKPALRKVRVSADEMMRALLGSKHKGSMDLRANLKSVKKEDVKQDKVLTSEVGDWRKNVEAMSGMEGRKKMFDTGGAAQ, from the exons cCGAAGTCAAAGATCACGGCTTCCCGCAAGCTCTCCTTAAAG ATGCTCCTCCTGACGAGAGCCTGCGAAGATCTGGAGAACGAGAGGCAGGAGCGGGAGGAGGAGAAAGTGCGCTACCTGGAGGAGAAGCTGCCTCCTCTGCAGCTGTCCGGGTTGTCGCTGGACGAGCTGCAG AACCTGTGCAAGCAGCTGCACGCCAAGATCGACGTGGTGGATGAGGAGAGATACGACTGTGAATATAAAGTCACCAAGCACAACATCGAC ATCCGTGAGCTGAAACTGAAGGTGCAGGACCTGGGGGGCAAGTTCAAAAAGCCCGCCCTGAGGAAGGTGAGGGTGTCCGCCGACGAGATGATGAGAGCCCTCCTGGGCTCCAAGCACAAAGGCTCCATGGACCTCCGCGCCAACCTCAAGTCGGTCAAGAAGGAGGACGTCAAACAGGACAAG GTGCTCACCAGCGAGGTGGGCGACTGGCGTAAGAACGTGGAGGCCATGTCGGGCATGGAGGGCCGCAAGAAGATGTTCGACACCGGCGGCGCCGCGCAGTAG